One Halobaculum roseum DNA segment encodes these proteins:
- a CDS encoding V-type ATP synthase subunit I: MLRPERMSKVSVTGSKAYMESVIEAVHELNLLHVTEYGGGWEGFVQGNPQSGAEDAADKLVTVRSLKSMLGVEDDEAGPTRVLDDGELTAELEELREEVNALDDRRDEIRSQLRSVEERIEAVEPFAELGIDLDLLQGYDSLQVAVGEGDRDAVERAVLDAPGLTEYQVFGDDVIAVFARPERDADESALTDALVSAEFAAHEVPDVEGDSVSPEAYVDDLESQRQSLESDLESVEAEIEAVRADAAGFLLAAEEKLAIEVQKSEAPLSYATTRNAFVAEGWIPTDSYTEFKSAVQDAVGSHVEIEEIERASFGADGEVQVREDVPPAVEDAGREEGAEATGDGESEQRRAVADGGGSVVMRNDDPPVVQDNPGLVSPFEVLVQAVGRPNYREFDPSVILFLTFPAFFGFMIGDLGYGILYTAIGYFLYSNFDSKAFKSMGGVTIAAGLFTAVFGVFYGEFFGLHVISTYFWEGVVGLSSAPIHKGLQPADIYWAQAWLVVSTVVALFHLNIGYVFGFLEELEFHGAKAAITEKGSWLLGMNGLWLFVFSRLYEAKKPAFIFTVFDGSGAAPEASGEFASTAFALGFNGFSPTVGMLGLGLFALGALLLVLGAPAEILEIFDVLVNVLSYTRIAAVLLAKAGMAFVVNLLFFGAYQTADGEFHFMLTHGPEYYAAEYGREAIMFGGLVHGGAAALVGGLVILVLGHLLVLALGVTSAGLQAVRLEYYEFFSKFFEGGGTEYEPFGSERRFTVDE; encoded by the coding sequence ATGCTCAGGCCTGAGCGGATGAGCAAGGTCTCGGTGACCGGCTCCAAGGCGTACATGGAGTCGGTCATCGAGGCGGTTCACGAGCTGAACCTCCTGCACGTCACCGAGTACGGTGGCGGCTGGGAGGGATTCGTCCAGGGTAACCCGCAGTCGGGCGCGGAGGACGCGGCCGACAAGCTGGTCACCGTTCGGTCGCTGAAGTCCATGCTCGGCGTCGAGGACGACGAGGCGGGGCCGACCCGCGTGCTCGACGACGGCGAGCTGACGGCCGAGCTCGAGGAGCTCCGCGAGGAGGTCAACGCGCTCGACGATCGGCGCGACGAGATCCGCTCGCAGCTGCGGTCCGTCGAGGAGCGCATCGAGGCGGTCGAGCCCTTCGCGGAGCTGGGTATCGACCTCGACCTGCTGCAGGGGTACGACTCCCTCCAGGTCGCGGTCGGCGAGGGCGACCGTGACGCCGTCGAGCGCGCCGTGCTCGACGCGCCCGGGCTCACCGAGTACCAGGTGTTCGGCGACGACGTGATCGCCGTCTTCGCGCGCCCCGAGCGTGACGCCGACGAGAGCGCCCTCACGGACGCGCTGGTGAGCGCCGAGTTCGCCGCCCACGAGGTACCCGACGTCGAGGGCGACAGCGTCTCGCCGGAGGCGTACGTCGACGACCTGGAGAGCCAGCGACAGTCGCTGGAGTCGGACCTCGAATCGGTCGAGGCCGAGATCGAGGCGGTGCGGGCGGACGCGGCCGGCTTCCTGCTGGCCGCCGAGGAGAAGCTCGCTATCGAGGTACAGAAGTCGGAGGCCCCCCTGTCGTACGCGACGACGCGCAACGCGTTCGTCGCCGAGGGGTGGATCCCCACCGACAGCTACACCGAGTTCAAGTCGGCGGTGCAGGACGCCGTCGGCAGCCACGTCGAGATCGAGGAGATCGAGCGCGCGTCCTTCGGCGCGGACGGCGAGGTGCAGGTCCGCGAGGACGTGCCGCCGGCCGTCGAGGACGCCGGTCGCGAGGAGGGCGCCGAGGCGACCGGCGACGGCGAGTCCGAGCAGCGACGCGCGGTCGCGGACGGCGGCGGCTCGGTCGTCATGCGCAACGACGACCCGCCGGTCGTCCAGGACAACCCCGGGCTCGTCTCCCCGTTCGAGGTGCTCGTGCAGGCGGTCGGGCGCCCGAACTACCGCGAGTTCGACCCGTCGGTGATCCTGTTCCTCACGTTCCCGGCGTTCTTCGGGTTCATGATCGGCGACCTCGGATACGGGATCCTCTACACCGCGATCGGGTACTTCCTGTACTCGAACTTCGACTCGAAGGCGTTCAAGTCCATGGGGGGCGTCACCATCGCCGCGGGGCTGTTCACCGCGGTGTTCGGCGTCTTCTACGGCGAGTTCTTCGGGTTGCACGTCATCTCGACGTACTTCTGGGAGGGCGTCGTCGGCCTCTCCAGCGCCCCGATCCACAAGGGGCTCCAGCCCGCTGACATCTACTGGGCGCAGGCGTGGCTCGTCGTCTCGACGGTCGTCGCCCTGTTCCACCTGAACATCGGGTACGTCTTCGGTTTCCTCGAGGAGCTCGAGTTCCACGGGGCGAAGGCGGCCATCACCGAGAAGGGCTCGTGGCTGTTGGGCATGAACGGCCTCTGGCTGTTCGTGTTCAGCCGGCTGTACGAGGCGAAGAAGCCCGCCTTCATCTTCACCGTCTTCGACGGCTCGGGCGCGGCGCCGGAGGCGTCCGGCGAGTTCGCCTCCACGGCGTTCGCGCTCGGCTTCAACGGCTTCTCGCCGACCGTCGGCATGCTCGGGCTCGGGCTGTTCGCCCTGGGCGCGCTCCTGCTGGTGCTCGGCGCGCCGGCGGAGATCCTCGAGATCTTCGACGTGCTCGTGAACGTGCTGAGCTACACTCGTATCGCCGCGGTGCTGCTCGCGAAGGCGGGGATGGCGTTCGTCGTCAACCTCCTGTTCTTCGGGGCGTACCAGACGGCCGACGGCGAGTTCCACTTCATGCTCACCCACGGCCCCGAGTACTACGCCGCCGAGTACGGTCGCGAGGCGATCATGTTCGGCGGGCTGGTCCACGGCGGCGCGGCGGCGCTCGTGGGCGGCCTGGTGATCCTCGTGCTCGGGCACCTGCTCGTGCTCGCGCTGGGCGTCACCTCCGCCGGCCTGCAGGCGGTCCGTCTCGAGTACTACGAGTTCTTCTCGAAGTTCTTCGAGGGCGGCGGCACGGAGTACGAACCGTTCGGCAGCGAGCGGCGCTTCACCGTCGACGAGTAA
- a CDS encoding V-type ATP synthase subunit C, with amino-acid sequence MSSRAGTSNPEYVNARVRSRRASLFEEDDYRKLVRMSPAEIARFMEESPAYEEEINALGSRFSGVDLIEYALNASLADDFEDILRWCEGELYGHVARYLRKFDAWNVKTVLRGIYSDTEREAVADDLIRAGEFDDRLLDRLLDAGSIEEAIEVLDRTVFGDSLAAALDDYKSSGVLVPLENAVDRAYYELLRTDDLSGEALSEYREFLEAEIDFRNAINALRLARSGADLNPSQYFIEGGILFSASELRQLASNTDELIARIRESRYGEQLSDALTELEGAESLIGFEHALEAALLEYADSLGLVHPLSVTPVVSYVLAKEREVDNIRAIARGKEAGLGPEEIESELVIL; translated from the coding sequence ATGAGTAGCCGCGCCGGCACGTCGAACCCCGAGTACGTGAACGCCCGCGTCCGATCGCGGCGGGCGTCGCTGTTCGAGGAGGACGACTATCGGAAGCTGGTTAGGATGAGCCCGGCGGAGATCGCCCGGTTCATGGAGGAATCGCCGGCGTACGAGGAGGAGATCAACGCGCTCGGGTCGCGGTTCTCGGGCGTCGACCTCATCGAGTACGCGCTGAACGCGAGCCTCGCCGACGACTTCGAGGACATCCTCCGCTGGTGTGAGGGTGAGCTGTACGGGCACGTCGCCCGCTACCTCCGCAAGTTCGACGCGTGGAACGTGAAGACCGTTCTGCGGGGCATCTACTCGGACACCGAGCGCGAGGCCGTCGCCGACGACCTCATCCGCGCCGGCGAGTTCGACGACCGGCTGCTCGACCGGCTCCTGGACGCCGGGAGCATCGAGGAGGCCATCGAGGTGCTCGATCGGACCGTCTTCGGCGACTCGCTCGCGGCCGCGCTCGACGACTACAAGTCGTCTGGCGTGCTGGTGCCGCTGGAGAACGCGGTCGACCGCGCGTACTACGAACTGCTCCGCACCGACGACCTCTCCGGCGAGGCGCTTTCGGAGTACCGCGAGTTCCTCGAGGCGGAGATCGACTTCCGCAACGCGATCAACGCCCTGCGGCTGGCCCGCTCGGGCGCCGATCTAAACCCCTCGCAGTACTTCATCGAGGGGGGCATTCTGTTCTCGGCGTCCGAGCTCCGTCAGCTCGCGTCCAACACCGACGAACTGATCGCCCGTATCCGCGAGTCGCGGTACGGCGAGCAGCTCTCGGACGCGTTGACCGAGCTCGAGGGGGCCGAGAGCCTCATCGGGTTCGAGCACGCGCTGGAGGCGGCGCTGTTGGAGTACGCGGACTCGCTCGGGCTGGTCCACCCGCTGTCGGTGACTCCCGTCGTGTCGTACGTGCTCGCGAAGGAGCGCGAGGTCGACAACATCCGCGCCATCGCGCGCGGGAAGGAGGCCGGCCTCGGCCCCGAGGAGATCGAATCCGAGCTGGTGATCCTATGA
- a CDS encoding V-type ATP synthase subunit F yields the protein MSQEIAVIGSPEFTTGFRLAGVRKCANVPEDEKDDRLDEAVEETLADDDVGIVVMRDADLEHLSRTVRRDVEGSVEPVLVTLGGGAGSGLREQIKRAIGIDLMDEDE from the coding sequence ATGAGTCAGGAGATCGCGGTAATCGGCAGCCCCGAGTTCACCACCGGCTTCCGGCTCGCCGGCGTCCGCAAGTGTGCGAACGTCCCCGAGGACGAGAAGGACGACCGCCTCGACGAGGCCGTCGAGGAGACGCTCGCGGACGACGACGTCGGCATCGTCGTGATGCGCGACGCTGACCTCGAGCACCTCTCGCGGACCGTCCGCAGGGACGTGGAGGGGAGCGTGGAACCGGTACTGGTCACGCTCGGCGGCGGCGCCGGGAGCGGCCTACGCGAACAGATCAAGAGAGCCATCGGGATCGACCTGATGGACGAGGACGAGTGA
- a CDS encoding V-type ATP synthase subunit E — protein sequence MSLETVVEDIRDEAHARAEDIREEAEERAEEIVAEAEEEAESIVEEREQAVERQIEQEREQTLSAAKLEAKQQRLEARRDVLADVRERTEAAIADLEGEEREELTRALLDAAAPEFDDGETVSVYGRADDEELLTDVLDDYDGWSYAGERECLGGVVVESEESRVRVNNTFDSVLEAVWEDNLKELSDRLFDDE from the coding sequence ATGAGTCTGGAGACAGTCGTCGAAGACATCCGAGACGAGGCCCACGCGCGTGCGGAGGACATCCGTGAAGAGGCCGAAGAGCGCGCCGAGGAGATCGTCGCGGAGGCCGAGGAGGAGGCCGAGAGTATCGTCGAAGAACGAGAACAAGCGGTCGAGCGGCAGATCGAACAGGAGCGTGAGCAGACGCTCTCCGCGGCGAAGCTGGAGGCGAAACAGCAGCGACTCGAGGCGCGCCGGGACGTGCTCGCCGACGTGCGCGAGCGGACCGAGGCGGCCATCGCCGACCTCGAGGGCGAGGAGCGCGAGGAGCTGACCCGCGCACTGCTCGATGCGGCGGCCCCCGAGTTCGACGACGGCGAGACGGTCTCCGTCTACGGGCGGGCCGACGACGAGGAGCTGTTGACCGACGTGCTCGACGACTACGACGGCTGGTCGTACGCCGGCGAGCGAGAGTGTCTCGGCGGCGTCGTCGTCGAGAGCGAGGAGTCGCGCGTCCGTGTGAACAACACGTTCGACTCGGTCCTCGAGGCGGTCTGGGAGGACAACCTCAAGGAGCTGAGCGACCGACTGTTCGACGATGAGTAG
- a CDS encoding F0F1 ATP synthase subunit C produces the protein MLEIAPELANVVLQEGSNAPAIPSASAAALAVGLAAFGAGYAERGIGSAAVGAVAEDEDLFVTGLIFTVLPETLVILALVTIFLV, from the coding sequence ATGCTCGAAATCGCACCCGAACTCGCTAACGTTGTACTGCAGGAAGGTAGTAACGCCCCGGCCATCCCGTCCGCGTCCGCCGCGGCGCTGGCGGTCGGTCTGGCCGCCTTCGGCGCCGGCTATGCCGAGCGCGGCATCGGCTCGGCCGCCGTCGGCGCCGTCGCCGAGGACGAGGACCTGTTCGTCACGGGCCTGATCTTCACGGTCCTGCCCGAGACCCTCGTCATTCTCGCACTGGTCACCATCTTCCTGGTCTAA
- a CDS encoding DUF6276 family protein, protein MNCPHCDTEVVVFAVPADLREHAPESASTATVCPNCLAVDSADANDAGADPEFPRVHESFPDGDGGVAFALLIGTLPSIALNKASARALRERAEREGVDTALAFDRLIDAVHDAEIVPEFDLQRRVRQLDSLLDRS, encoded by the coding sequence ATGAACTGTCCCCACTGTGACACCGAGGTCGTCGTGTTCGCGGTGCCGGCGGATCTGCGCGAGCACGCCCCCGAGTCGGCGTCGACGGCGACCGTCTGTCCGAACTGTCTGGCCGTCGACTCCGCGGACGCGAACGACGCCGGTGCCGATCCCGAGTTTCCCCGAGTTCACGAGTCCTTCCCCGACGGCGACGGCGGCGTCGCGTTCGCGCTGTTGATCGGGACGTTGCCCTCGATCGCGTTGAACAAGGCGTCCGCGCGGGCGCTCCGCGAGCGCGCCGAACGCGAGGGCGTCGACACCGCCCTCGCGTTCGACCGCCTGATCGACGCCGTCCACGACGCCGAGATCGTGCCCGAGTTCGACCTCCAACGGCGGGTCCGACAGCTCGACTCGCTGTTGGACCGTTCCTGA
- a CDS encoding ATP synthase subunit A, with protein sequence MSQASEPETTEGTGRIKSVSGPVVKAVDLDARMNDVVYVGDEGLMGEVIEIEGDVTTIQVYEETSGVAPGEPVENTGEPLSVDLGPGMLDAIYDGVQRPLDVLEEKMDSAFLDRGVDAPGIDLEKEWEFTPEVEAGDNVEPGDIVGVVPETVTIDHKVMVPPDYEGGVVESAEEGEFTVDDPVVTLENGEEIAMRQEWPVREQRPTVEKRTPRTPLVSGQRILDGLFPIAKGGTAAIPGPFGSGKTVTQHSLAKFADADIVVYVGCGERGNEMTEVIEDFPELEDPKTGNSLMARTSLIANTSNMPVAARESCVYTGITIAEYYRDMGYDVALMADSTSRWAEAMREISSRLEEMPGEEGYPAYLAARLAEFYERAGYFENLNGTEGSVSAIGAVSPPGGDFSEPVTQNTLRIVKTFWALDADLAERRHFPAINWNESYSLYQDQLDPWFKENVAEDWAERRQWAVDTLDEEGELQEIVQLVGKDALPEDQQLTLEIARYLREGYLQQNAFIDVDMYCPPEKTYAILSTIQTYNDEAFDALDAGVPIEDITSIDAAPKLNRIATQEDWEEFVEELQADITEQLRSLY encoded by the coding sequence ATGAGTCAGGCAAGCGAACCCGAGACGACCGAAGGAACCGGACGCATCAAGAGCGTGAGCGGCCCGGTCGTGAAGGCCGTCGATCTCGACGCCCGGATGAACGACGTCGTCTACGTGGGCGACGAAGGGCTGATGGGCGAGGTCATCGAGATCGAGGGCGACGTCACGACCATTCAGGTGTACGAGGAGACCTCCGGGGTCGCCCCCGGCGAACCCGTCGAGAACACGGGCGAACCCCTCTCCGTCGACCTGGGCCCCGGCATGCTGGACGCCATCTACGACGGCGTGCAGCGCCCGCTCGACGTGCTGGAGGAGAAGATGGACAGCGCGTTCCTCGACCGCGGGGTCGACGCGCCCGGCATCGACCTGGAGAAGGAGTGGGAGTTCACTCCCGAGGTCGAGGCGGGCGACAACGTCGAACCCGGCGACATCGTCGGCGTCGTGCCGGAGACGGTCACCATCGACCACAAGGTCATGGTGCCGCCGGACTACGAGGGCGGCGTCGTCGAGAGCGCCGAGGAGGGCGAGTTCACCGTCGACGACCCCGTCGTCACGCTTGAGAACGGCGAGGAGATCGCGATGCGCCAGGAGTGGCCGGTGCGCGAGCAGCGCCCGACCGTCGAGAAGCGCACCCCGCGCACCCCGCTGGTGTCGGGCCAGCGCATCCTCGACGGCCTCTTCCCCATCGCCAAGGGCGGTACCGCGGCGATCCCGGGGCCGTTCGGCTCCGGAAAGACGGTCACCCAGCACAGCCTCGCCAAGTTCGCCGACGCCGACATCGTCGTGTACGTCGGCTGCGGCGAGCGCGGCAACGAGATGACCGAGGTGATCGAGGACTTCCCCGAGCTGGAGGACCCGAAGACGGGCAACTCGCTGATGGCCCGCACCTCGCTCATCGCGAACACCTCGAACATGCCAGTCGCCGCCCGCGAGTCGTGCGTGTACACCGGCATCACCATCGCCGAGTACTACCGCGACATGGGCTACGACGTGGCGCTCATGGCCGACTCCACCTCGCGGTGGGCCGAGGCCATGCGCGAGATCTCCTCGCGGCTGGAGGAGATGCCCGGCGAGGAGGGGTACCCCGCGTACCTCGCCGCGCGCCTCGCGGAGTTCTACGAGCGCGCCGGCTACTTCGAGAACCTCAACGGCACCGAGGGCTCCGTGTCGGCGATCGGCGCGGTCAGCCCGCCCGGCGGCGACTTCTCCGAGCCGGTCACCCAGAACACGCTGCGTATTGTGAAGACGTTCTGGGCGCTGGACGCCGACCTCGCCGAGCGTCGGCACTTCCCGGCGATCAACTGGAACGAGTCGTACTCGCTGTACCAGGACCAGCTCGACCCGTGGTTCAAGGAGAACGTCGCGGAGGACTGGGCCGAGCGACGGCAGTGGGCCGTCGACACGCTCGACGAGGAGGGCGAACTCCAGGAGATCGTCCAGCTCGTCGGGAAGGACGCCCTGCCGGAGGACCAGCAGCTCACCCTCGAGATCGCGCGCTACCTGCGTGAGGGATACCTCCAGCAGAACGCCTTCATCGACGTGGACATGTACTGTCCGCCCGAGAAGACGTACGCGATCCTCTCGACGATCCAGACGTACAACGACGAGGCGTTCGACGCGCTCGACGCCGGCGTCCCGATCGAGGACATCACGTCCATCGACGCGGCGCCGAAGCTCAACCGGATCGCCACCCAGGAGGACTGGGAGGAGTTCGTCGAGGAGCTTCAAGCAGACATCACCGAGCAGCTCCGCTCGCTCTACTAA
- the ahaH gene encoding ATP synthase archaeal subunit H produces the protein MPRPEVLERVKEAEADAEEIVAEAEADREARISEARSEADEIVAEAEAEADRIEQERLDEAREQIEEKREETIAAGRRERNELVDEASDRIDEVVEFAVERFEEAVHAQA, from the coding sequence ATGCCGAGACCCGAAGTTCTCGAACGCGTGAAGGAGGCCGAAGCCGATGCCGAGGAGATCGTCGCCGAGGCCGAGGCCGACCGCGAGGCGCGGATCTCGGAGGCCCGGTCGGAGGCCGACGAGATCGTCGCCGAGGCCGAAGCCGAGGCCGACCGCATCGAGCAGGAGCGCCTCGACGAAGCGCGCGAACAGATCGAGGAGAAACGGGAGGAGACCATCGCGGCGGGCCGCCGCGAGCGGAACGAACTCGTCGACGAGGCGAGCGACCGGATCGACGAGGTCGTCGAGTTCGCGGTGGAACGGTTCGAGGAGGCGGTACATGCTCAGGCCTGA
- a CDS encoding ATP synthase subunit B: protein MKEYQTITEVSGPLVYAEVDEPIGYDEIVEIETPSGETKRGQVLESEEGVVAIQVFEGTTGIDRNASVRFLGETLKMPVTEDLLGRVLDGSGNPIDGGPEIVPDERRDIVGAAINPYSREYPEDFIQTGVSAIDGMNTLVRGQKLPIFSGSGLPHNDLALQIARQATVPEEEGEGEGDEDESEFAVIFGAMGITQEEANEFMQDFERTGALERSVVFMNLADDPAVERTVTPRLALTTAEYLAFDKGYHVLVVLTDMTNYCEALREIGAAREEVPGRRGYPGYMYTDLAQLYERAGRLKDREGSVTQIPILTMPGDDDTHPIPDLTGYITEGQIMMDRPLHSQGIKPPVNVLPSLSRLMDDGIGEGLTRADHADVSDQMYAAYAEGEDLRDLVNIVGREALSERDNKYLDFADAFEEEFVQQGFDTDRTIDETIELGWDLLSTLPKTELNRVDEELIEEHYREDAAAAGDEAEEVSAD, encoded by the coding sequence ATGAAAGAGTACCAGACAATCACGGAAGTCAGCGGCCCGCTGGTGTACGCCGAGGTCGACGAGCCCATCGGCTACGACGAGATCGTCGAGATCGAGACGCCGAGCGGCGAGACGAAGCGCGGTCAGGTCCTCGAATCCGAGGAGGGCGTCGTCGCCATCCAGGTGTTCGAGGGCACCACCGGCATCGACCGCAACGCCTCGGTGCGGTTCCTGGGCGAGACGCTGAAGATGCCCGTGACCGAGGACCTCCTCGGTCGCGTGCTCGACGGCTCCGGCAACCCGATCGACGGCGGGCCGGAGATCGTCCCGGACGAGCGCCGCGACATCGTCGGCGCCGCGATCAACCCGTACAGCCGCGAGTACCCCGAGGACTTCATCCAGACGGGCGTCTCGGCCATCGACGGGATGAACACGCTCGTGCGCGGCCAGAAGCTCCCGATCTTCTCGGGCTCCGGCCTGCCGCACAACGACCTCGCGCTCCAGATCGCCCGCCAGGCGACCGTCCCGGAGGAAGAGGGCGAGGGCGAGGGCGACGAGGACGAGTCGGAGTTCGCGGTGATCTTCGGCGCGATGGGTATCACGCAGGAGGAGGCCAACGAGTTCATGCAGGACTTCGAGCGGACGGGCGCGCTGGAGCGCTCGGTCGTCTTCATGAACCTCGCGGACGACCCCGCCGTCGAGCGGACGGTCACGCCGCGGCTGGCCCTGACGACCGCGGAGTACCTCGCGTTCGACAAGGGGTACCACGTGCTCGTCGTCCTGACGGACATGACCAACTACTGCGAGGCGCTGCGCGAGATCGGCGCCGCCCGCGAGGAGGTGCCCGGCCGCCGTGGCTACCCCGGGTACATGTACACCGACCTGGCGCAGCTGTACGAGCGCGCGGGTCGCCTCAAGGACCGCGAGGGCTCGGTGACGCAGATCCCGATCCTCACGATGCCCGGCGACGACGACACCCACCCGATCCCCGACCTGACGGGATACATCACGGAGGGGCAGATCATGATGGACCGCCCGCTCCACAGCCAGGGCATCAAGCCGCCGGTCAACGTGCTGCCCAGCCTGTCGCGGCTGATGGACGACGGTATCGGCGAGGGCCTCACCCGCGCCGACCACGCCGACGTGTCCGACCAGATGTACGCGGCGTACGCGGAAGGTGAGGACCTCCGCGACCTCGTGAACATCGTCGGCCGCGAGGCGCTCTCCGAGCGCGACAACAAGTACCTCGACTTCGCGGACGCCTTCGAGGAGGAGTTCGTCCAGCAGGGGTTCGACACCGACCGCACGATCGACGAGACGATCGAGCTCGGCTGGGACCTGCTGTCGACGCTGCCGAAGACGGAGCTCAACCGCGTCGACGAGGAGCTCATCGAGGAGCACTACCGCGAGGACGCCGCGGCCGCCGGCGACGAGGCCGAGGAAGTCTCCGCGGACTGA
- a CDS encoding aryl-sulfate sulfotransferase — translation MALSLPLSRRTAARVLVGLVVVGLFAPAAVQAFVPGDSGTPGTVGLEAGTIDSEASNDTVVAIQGFHFQGQGSQKKPARLVQVTPDGSTDWVYDGSNLNARWFYDVDPLANGNLLVVGTNAGGTVVAELDRETREPVWTERFDFKDTHDVEMLPSGNLLIANMRNWNEEEQRSDDRILVYNRSTEEIDWQWTFRNHYPNSTDGGFSEDWTHVNDVDRIAEGQYLVSPRNFDQAIVVNRSTKEIDYRLGEDDNHDIMNEQHNPDWLVSEDGNPTILVADSENDRVVEYERRDGEWVEVWEVGTGQLSWPRDADRLPNGNTLITDSLNHRVIEVTPQGEIVWEYYATWGPYDAERIGTGAESNGPTMADQGVSGSYQIYGSAGLIEGTGGSLTFAGAVQNTFAGTPLGAPAQEFATRWAHVTPWIRPAWMGSWAFAGALAGTILLFGWAFGEAFAERDSIRRGMQKAARDIRAR, via the coding sequence ATGGCTCTCTCCCTCCCTCTCTCCAGACGTACGGCCGCCCGCGTGCTCGTCGGGCTGGTCGTCGTCGGGCTGTTCGCGCCCGCGGCCGTCCAGGCGTTCGTCCCGGGCGACTCGGGCACGCCTGGAACCGTCGGACTCGAGGCCGGAACGATCGACTCGGAGGCCAGCAACGACACCGTGGTCGCGATCCAGGGCTTCCACTTCCAGGGACAGGGATCACAGAAGAAACCCGCCCGGCTCGTCCAGGTGACGCCCGACGGCTCGACCGACTGGGTGTACGACGGCTCGAACCTGAACGCCCGGTGGTTCTACGACGTCGACCCGCTGGCGAACGGGAACCTGCTCGTCGTCGGCACGAACGCCGGCGGGACGGTCGTCGCGGAACTCGACCGCGAGACGCGAGAGCCGGTCTGGACCGAGCGCTTCGACTTCAAGGACACTCACGACGTGGAGATGCTCCCGAGCGGGAACCTGCTGATCGCCAATATGCGTAACTGGAACGAGGAGGAGCAGCGCTCGGACGACCGCATCCTCGTGTACAACCGCTCGACCGAGGAGATCGACTGGCAGTGGACGTTCAGAAACCACTACCCCAACTCGACCGACGGCGGCTTCAGCGAGGACTGGACGCACGTCAACGACGTCGACCGCATCGCCGAGGGGCAGTACCTCGTCTCCCCGCGTAACTTCGATCAGGCGATCGTGGTGAACCGCTCGACGAAGGAGATCGACTACCGCCTCGGCGAGGACGACAACCACGATATCATGAACGAGCAGCACAACCCCGACTGGCTCGTCAGCGAGGACGGGAACCCGACGATCCTCGTCGCCGACTCCGAGAACGACCGCGTCGTCGAGTACGAGCGCCGCGACGGCGAGTGGGTCGAGGTGTGGGAGGTCGGCACCGGACAGCTCTCGTGGCCCCGGGACGCCGACCGCCTGCCGAACGGGAACACGCTCATCACCGACTCGCTCAACCACCGCGTCATCGAGGTGACGCCGCAGGGGGAGATCGTCTGGGAGTACTACGCCACCTGGGGCCCGTACGACGCCGAGCGCATCGGCACGGGCGCCGAGTCCAACGGCCCGACGATGGCCGATCAGGGCGTCTCCGGGAGCTACCAGATCTACGGCTCGGCCGGCCTCATCGAGGGCACAGGCGGCTCGCTGACGTTCGCCGGGGCGGTGCAGAACACGTTCGCGGGCACCCCCCTGGGCGCCCCGGCTCAGGAGTTCGCGACGCGGTGGGCCCACGTCACGCCGTGGATCCGCCCGGCCTGGATGGGCTCGTGGGCGTTCGCCGGCGCCCTCGCCGGGACGATCCTCCTGTTCGGCTGGGCGTTCGGGGAGGCGTTCGCCGAGCGAGACTCGATCCGACGGGGCATGCAGAAGGCAGCGCGAGACATCCGCGCGCGCTGA
- a CDS encoding V-type ATP synthase subunit D: MAEDVKPTRKNLMEIEDRIDLSERGHDTLEQKRDGLIMEFMDILDQAQDVRDQLESDYDTAQEKINKARAMEGDVAVRGAAAALKEHPEITTQSKNIMGVVVPQIESSKVRKDLDERGYGVLGSSARIDEAADAYEELLESIILAAEVETAMKKMLEEIETTKRRVNALEFKLLPELNENKEYIEQKLEEQEREEIFRLKKIKAKKEEEEKAEEEREAEAKAEAEALEAGVAESDD, translated from the coding sequence ATGGCGGAGGACGTCAAGCCGACCCGGAAGAACCTGATGGAGATCGAGGACCGCATCGATCTGTCCGAGCGCGGTCACGACACGCTCGAACAGAAGCGCGACGGGCTCATCATGGAGTTCATGGACATCCTCGACCAGGCGCAGGACGTCCGCGACCAGCTGGAGTCCGACTACGACACGGCCCAGGAGAAGATCAACAAGGCCCGCGCGATGGAGGGCGACGTGGCCGTCCGCGGCGCCGCGGCGGCGCTGAAGGAGCACCCCGAGATCACGACCCAGTCGAAGAACATCATGGGCGTGGTCGTCCCGCAGATCGAGTCCTCGAAGGTGCGCAAGGACCTCGACGAGCGCGGCTACGGCGTGCTCGGCTCCTCCGCCCGCATCGACGAGGCGGCCGACGCCTACGAGGAGCTGCTGGAGTCGATCATCCTCGCCGCGGAGGTCGAGACGGCGATGAAGAAGATGCTCGAGGAGATCGAGACGACGAAGCGCCGCGTCAACGCGCTGGAGTTCAAGCTCCTGCCCGAGCTCAACGAGAACAAGGAGTACATCGAGCAGAAGCTCGAGGAGCAAGAGCGCGAGGAGATCTTCCGCCTCAAGAAGATCAAGGCCAAGAAGGAGGAGGAGGAGAAGGCCGAGGAGGAGCGCGAGGCCGAAGCGAAGGCCGAGGCCGAGGCGCTCGAAGCCGGCGTCGCCGAGAGCGACGACTGA